The following coding sequences are from one Bufo bufo chromosome 2, aBufBuf1.1, whole genome shotgun sequence window:
- the LOC120990621 gene encoding gastrula zinc finger protein XlCGF17.1-like gives MSAPVRLFVIDVEQIVTASTSQKRIKRFNCGKESTNSSGLSTHRRHHKGEKTYSCSECGKCFRQKSDLVIHERSHTGEKPYSCSECGKCFSQKVNLVRHKRCHTGEKPYSCSECGKCFTRRSSFVRHLRCHTGEKPYSCSECGKCFTQKVNLVRHERCHIGEKAYTCSECGKYFTQKSYLVIHERNHTGEKACTCSECGKCFRQKSDLVIHERIHTGEKPYSCSECGKCFTQKVNLVRHKRCHTGEKPYSCSECGKCFTRRSSFVRHERCHTGEKSYSCSECGKCFTQKVNLVRHERCHIGEKAYTCSECGKCFRQKSNLVTHDRCHTGEKPYSCSECGKRFSDKSSLLKHKRNHT, from the exons ATGTCCGCCCCTGTACGACTGTTTGTCATCGATGTAGAACAG attgttaccgCAAGTACAAGTCAAAAAAGGATTAAAAGGTTTAATTGTGGTAAAGAATCCACAAACAGCTCAGGACTTTCTACACACCGAAGACATCACAAAGGAGAGAaaacatattcatgttcagaatgtgggaaatgttttagacaaaaatctgatcttgttatacatgagagaagtcacacaggggagaaaccatattcgtgttcagaatgtgggaaatgcttttccCAGAAAGTAAATCTTGTTAGACATaagagatgtcacacaggagagaagccatattcatgttcagaatgtgggaaatgtttcacacGGAGATCAAGTTTTGTTAGACATTtgagatgtcacacaggagagaaaccatattcgtgttcagaatgtgggaaatgctttacccAGAAAGtaaatcttgttagacatgagagatgTCACATAGGAGAGAAAGCAtatacatgttcagaatgtgggaaatattttacacagaaatcatatcttgttatacatgagagaaatcacacaggagaaaaagcatgtacatgttcagaatgtgggaaatgttttagacaaaaatcagatcttgttatacatgagagaatacatacaggagagaaaccatattcgtgttcagaatgtgggaaatgctttacccAGAAAGTAAATCTTGTTAGACATAAGAGatgccacacaggagagaagccatattcatgttcagaatgtgggaaatgtttcacacGAAGATCAAGttttgttagacatgagagatgtcacacaggagagaaatcttattcgtgttcagaatgtgggaaatgctttacccAGAAAGtaaatcttgttagacatgagagatgTCACATAGGAGAGAAAGCAtatacatgttcagaatgtgggaaatgttttagacaaaaatccaatcttgttacacatgataGATGTCACACTGGggaaaagccgtattcatgttcagaatgtgggaaacgttttTCAGATAAATCAAGTCTTCTAAAACATAAGAGAAATCACACATGA